CAAACCCATTCCTTAATCAGGGGAAGCTCGTACAGCTTTGGTTGGGATGTTCGCAGAATGCACCAAGGATAGGTGGTATATTATAAAATATGAGGGGAAATAATACCTGGATCTTTTATTTTCCCCCAGTCACTGACAGCCACCCATTGCTGCATGGGCAAACCAAGCTACCCTAGAGAGAAATAAAGAGCACCCCACGAATTTCTAGTGTTTTTAACCTAATAGTGTTTccggaacacacacacacacacctctcttaTATGCGGGGGGAAATGGGCAACCAGTATTAAATCCAGTACCCACAATTAATTATTCTTTGCAATGTCCACTGCCTTTCCTTCCCAGGAAAACGCATTCTAATTGCAGCACGCTGCCATGCAGTGGGGTGTCTCTCCTCTCTGTTCCAAGAGAGGGTAGGCTCTGCTAAGTAATGACAGACAGAGATTTTCGGGGGTGGGAAAGTGGCCAGCAAAACCAATTCCATGAGATGCTCCTTCCCACGTTGGCGGGTTTCCTCCAATAACTttatggggtggagggagagaataTCATACCGCCTGCGTCTCTTGCAAAGCAGCTGCTAAACTTTACCTTTGCTTCGAAGAAGTGAAATGTCAAAAAATACATTAAGTTTAAGTCTTAGCTTCTGGAGATATACATAAAATCATAGCCCAGTGAATTTCAACTAGACTGATTTTTTTATAattaatttgctttttttgctcTGTCCCTACAGTTATGAAAaagcacaataataataataataatagttattattattattattccagaTTCTAaactttttctgaaatatttccatGTTAAGACCTTCCTCTCACATTTAATTCATATTATAAACTAATATGCAACTATATACAAGTTCGTCTTGTGAAAGTTATATGTAATATGTATCCAGTCTTAAAAGACTGGGTTTCAGATATATTTATTCTGACTCCCGCACTCTCCACGATATAAAATAAAGCCTCCTACTTGATTTGCATCTAATTAATGCAGTAGACACAAATATATTCTCATTAAAAATCTCATTCTGAGTTTAGCTTACAACCCTTATTTTCCCagaatttttttaattatatttacaGCAACTCAAGACCCGAGATTTCTCCTCTTTTACAATGTATTTTACACATTCATTTAATTCTTTTTAATGAAAAGACCATCTGTAATCCACACAAGGCAGTGATCACTAATATATGTTTGTTACTTTTTATTAACCTTCCTGGATAATACTAATTTTAATAGTAAGCAATAAAGCACCAACTCGACGTTTgggtaattttatttattatcagaaatcacataataatacattcatttttaattattcttgtgAAGCGACATTTTTTACATGACTATATAAAGCCAGAACGTGCTAAGACAGACATTTGCATACGCCCTACATATAATAGcttgaggtaaaaaaaaaatgcatgtgaaCTATATTGCAAACGATGCATATTAACACCCTGCAATAAACTAGACTACAGATACAAGCAGAAAACTGTGTCACATACACCGGCAACTAACACAAGACAAATAGAACTCTCACCGAACAATAGTTTATAGCGATCTGAAAGAGAATATTGCATATCTGGTATATTCTTTAACATTTATAATCACATGATTTTTAAACCCGTCGAGCGGCGATGGAACCAGACCCATGTCATGGTGACACTTGTCAAGTGTTAAAGTCTTGCTGGTGACTCGTTCAATATGTTTCATCCTGCGTGGCAAGTCCTCTCCTTGGGCATCGAGAGACTCTGCCCTCCCGGGGGAAagaattaccaaaaaaaaaaaaaagggtgactTTTTGACATTTCAATGCAGTTCTGCAGTGGGACCCTGTCGCCCGAATTCCTTGAGCGCCTGCAAAAGAAATAACGCGCCCCGGGTCGGTAAGGGGCAGAAAAGGGGCCAGATTCTTGAGTCCATAAATCAAGTCAAAATCGATACCTTTGGCGCCTCCACCATTTAGGCCAAAGCAAAGGCAGCGGCTCAGGGCCCTCTGCTTGAGCGAAACTACAGCGCGCAGTCCATTGTGGGGCTTCAGATGTCATTGAGCGATAACGCGGGTTTCAAGGGTATCCGGCTAGAGCTTGTCATGCCATGGGGACGGGGGATAGATCCTCTGGGATCCTTCTGCTACCCCTTTGCAGAGGGGGTGCAATTCTTCCACTTTTTACCCCACTTTTCCTTGCTCATCCACAGTCTTTAGAAGAGGCTTTGTGGCGCGCCATTGCGGGAGATTACCTCCTGCCCTGCAAACCCTTCCGCATCCACGGTCTCCCTCTGAGGAGTCCGAAAGGGGTCTGTCTGTAAGGGGGCGACACAGGGATGTGGGTGGCGGCTGCGGAAGGGGACTGCCAGGGCAGGCTGCCCCtagagttatttatttatttaattggcACGCCCAAGGGAAGCAGAGccgaagcaaaggccggcttccCAGCCGCGAGGTATTTGCAGGACCTCCAATGCGGCCTTTGCAGCTCGTAAATAAAGCTATTCTGTGCCATTCCGGGCCCGGAGCGCCGAGAACCGGCAGCAAGTGGTAATCATTTAGGCTTCCCCGAGAACGTTGCTTTGCAATAAAATTAATCCAGCCCCTATAAAAACGAACAAAGCAAAGCTCGTGGCGGCCGAGAACCTCTTCGCGGAACCTTCGGAAACCGCCCCCCGCCCTCCAAATATTGCAAGGCGGGCGGGAAGGGAGGGCGTATCTGCCCGGCGCTGCAGCTGTATCGCTTTACCTGTCTTTGCAAGAAGGTGGGGGACCCCGGGGAAAAGTTGGTGGGGGGCGCACACGGTCTAATTCTGCTACTGGTTATTTTTCTGCAGGGCACCGGGATGCCCCCTGCGCAGAAAGCGCGCAAGGTTCGGCGGGCCCCTCTGTGCAGGAGCAGGACAGTGGGCATTCAAGTGAGGTCTgaagagagagggcagggaggaaaTGGCCGGGTCTCCTACACCTGAATACAAGGCCCACTCCCCCGTAAAGGTGCGAAGCGACACCCGGGCAGCACTCGGGGTGCGGGCTCGCAGGAAAGCTGCCGCTGGGTTTGGTCTCGTTCTGTCTGCTTGACCAGACGTCATCTggggggaaagaagaagaagaagaagaaaaaaaaaaagatccaccCGGATCCTCTATTTCCCAAGCAACAGCCAAGAGACGCAGCTAATGTTTGAAGGCAGCTCGCGGAAGAACCTGTCTTTTTCGTGGCATTCACGCCCTGGGTGAATTGCCACAAGGAGTTCctcctccgccccccgccccatgccGCAACCATTAAACCCAGCAAATGCCCCGCAGTGCAGAAGAGATACTAGGTTTAGATTCCGGAGGGAGTCTCCGAACGGCTCAGTTTCGTATGGGGGTGAATTTAATGGCGCGGGGAAGGATTTTCGGGGTCGCGTCGGGCTTGGTGGGAAGGATGCGGGGCCTGTGTTCCTTGTAAGCCCACCGCCGTCTGTTCTGAGCAAAGCCCCAGCTGAGGAGAGCCAGGTATTAGCGCTAAGCACCTAGCTCCGGGACAACCATCGACATATTGCCTTGCCTTCTGCTTCCTTCTTCGCTCCACTTGTATCGACAAAGAGAGAATTACCCGGGGCGGAGACCCCTTTAGGAGATGAATGCTGGAGGCCCCTCGGCTCCAGAAAGCGGGCACCCAGCACCACAACCTCAGTTACAACGTAGGACAGGCACTTGGCCCCAAGACTGATCTTTGATGGTCTCTGGAGCCCACGCAGAGAAGCAGGGGCGAAACACTGCATACAACTCAACCAACCTTATTGCTCGGCAGGAAACCATACCTGTTCAGCTTGCCAATGTAAGGGTTGCATGGCGAACTCAACAGCACACACGCATTTATGCTCAACGCTGCTCATAATCTTTAGACCTTAGCAACCAGCGCTggctgatggggtggggtggggagctgcgtATTCACAGCGGGTCTTTCCCACCAGTTCCAGTGTAGGAGATGCACATTAAGAGAGGCTTGCTCATTTGTTCTAAAGAGAATTCGGAGTGATCAGCTCAAGTCCCGGGAGCACCAGCTAGGGTGAAGATTAGGGAGTCTGTGAGGTTAACCAACCTGGAGGCTTTCTGGGCTTTAGAAGAAAGAAAGGGCTTGTTCTCTCAGAAGCAACCTTTTCTTCTTCATGCGTCGGTTCTGGAACCAGATCTTCACCTGCTGGTCACTCAGGTTTAACCGGTCTGAGAGCTCCCTCCTTCTTTGGCGGGTTATGAATTCGTTGACCATAAACTCCCCTTCCAACTCCGCCAGCTGGAGCTTGGAATAGGGTTTTCTCTTTTTCCGGGACCTTGTATGCATCGGGTACCACGGAGCACCTAAGAACGTGGAGTGAAAGGAGAATTTAATCCACGGGAAGAAACAAAGTCGGTTTCCAAGCAGgatctgtgcccacccccacaccccgcccAACACAGCCCTAACCCTGTTCCTCGTCTTCATTCACAATTTGTTAACTCTCCCCTCAATACCAGCAGAGGGATTTCACCTAAGAGAGATTCAGAAATCTTGCTCTACAATATCTGATACCTCTGACACATAGACCTACGACAGACACACAGAACTGCTTCCTACTTAGGGCTGATGTCCAGCTCTCGAAATTAGACACACGTATCTAGTTTAGATTGCCCAAAACATCTACCTATTGCAGGCACGACATTTAATTTAGAATTATTTCCTTGGTCGGACTGTCCTATTGTGTACACAGGCGTATTCCTCGCACACACGTCGACACACAGGTCTCTGCCTTAGAACCTGGAGAGCTGCATATGTCTACCTTTTCCATCTCTGTCGCAATAATAGATCGACATTCTAGAGACAAGCGTAAGGGACAGCTCAAGGTTCCACGTGGTTCCGCGCCTCGGACGCAGGAAGGAGCGGTCGAGTAGAGGGAAACATACACAGCTTGGCTGAAGGTGTTTCACTGAGGGAGGGGGAATATCACGGAAGACCCCACGATAGGTATTTTTACTGCGTCTGGAAGCCGCCGGGATGGAGGGTTACTGTTATGGCGCCTTCCaaattttaaaggggaaaaagtcAGTAAGAGGAAAGCCAACCGGTAGAAACCCGCGGCTCGGGTGGGGTGTCCTTACACCTGGTATGAAAACCCCGAgtgtcccctgctctgccttttTAAGCATCACCTTTCTAGCTAGTTTTTCAGCTCCCAAGcaacctcccctcccttcccccgctCCCGCGCACCTTTGCTCAGCcttggaacattttttttttttctggcggaTGCACTCCCTCTCCAAGGGAGGCTCTGTGGCGCGCTCTGCGCCACCCCTACCTATTTTATGGGATATTTACATgtttatggctttttttttctgttaaaagaaGCACCCCCTAATAAAGCAGGCGGCATTTGAGGGCTACCCCTAGCGGTCTCTAACCAAACAGGCACGCTAATCTCACGGCGAATTCGAGGAATGATGGACCTGGAGAGGAGAACCCCGCAGGCATCCTCGGGATCATAGCTAACAACGGACTTctattcccctccctccccttttgGGGGCCCGCTTTGCTTACCAGCAGCGGACAGATTGCTTCCTGGGTTGATGGGCGAGACCAGGGGCGCTGCTTCGCCGGACGTGCCCTTATGCCCTTCATTGAGTAAGGAAGAGCTGGAATCTGACTCCAAGGACTGACAAGAAGAGGGGTCGTGGGGGACAGCCTCGGCCGCCGGGTAGTCGTATTTGCCGAAATTACTGCCCATTCCACTGGGGATCCCAGCTTCCAGGGGCATCAGTGCATGGTCCCTGACCCGCTCTTCCCTCTTGAGGGTGGCGTTCTCCGAGCACGCCTCCCGGTAGTAGCATTTGCTCTCCTCCACTCGAGCTAAGTCGCAGGCTCTGCTGAAGGAAGGGTTAATGGACACGGGGCTGCTGAGGTAGGGCTGGGGGTATCCGTTGCAGGGCTCTGAGGATGCCCAGGGCAAAGAGCAAACATTGTCCCTCCTGGGGTAGGAGAGAGACGGCAGGCCGGGCAGCTGTCCTCCGGAAGCTCTGAAATTGGGGAAGTAGAAGGTGTCCCCCGTGTGGATGTTCACCAGAGGTCCCACAAACCCTGGATTCAGCAGGTTGTGCTCGCCCATTTCCGCGGGCCTGACCGGGAGCTTCTAGTTTATGGCTATCTGACATTAAACATAGTTAAACCTAAAGGTCCGCCCCATTGGTCGGGGAGGGGTCACGTGGGCTCCAACTCGCGTTGGGAAGAGGTGCCACCCACCGCTGGCCGTGGGAGGCAAAATAGCACATTGAAGTTCAGcctttcgggggggggggcgggggggagggggatgttaCAAGCTTggaaaaatgggggaggggggaggaaccATAAAACGTTTTTATAAAATAAAGCAACGGAGTTAAGCTCTGGCCCGAGGAACCTCTTGTCCTGTAAAAATGCACCCGGGCAGCCTTGTGGAAACGcgactcccttcccccagctgcactcAGGGTCCCTCCGACAGCTGGCGGAATGAAGCCATTTTCTCATTAATTAGCCCCCTTATTAACTAAAACCGTCGAAATTTACAATATCCCCCCCCACATAAAGGACGATTAGGTATTGTGTCCTATAAAGTTTACAGGCTCTTTACGGAGACGAATTATTGTAACCGCAACAGGGTCATATTTACAGTTGATGGGATGGAAGaggtgcattttttttaaacgcGTTTTATAGTTTAAAGCAGACTTTCTCCTCTCCAGAGGTCAGCGCCAGCTAGTTCCACCCGTGCTAGGGGGACAATCTTTCCGGAAAAGCAAGTCCTGATGTCAGCTGCCCCCACTCGGTGTTTGTTAATTAGCCTTGCCGAATAAGCAGCACAAAAGAGGAAGCCGAAAATGTCGCTCTTCCTCTGCTTTCGTTTCTGCAAAGAAACCCCCCTTGACCGTCAAACTCCCTCCCGCACgcagtaaataaataaaccctCGAAGAAAGAAATCCGGTCCGCAGCCCTCTTGCAAGGATTTGGCTTGTATTGGTGACAGCCAAGGTCTTCTTCACCCGGGGATCGAAGAAGACAGTGGTCTGCACGCAGGACAAAaatcggtgtgtgtgtgtgtgtgtgtgagagagagagagagagagagagagagatgggaagGATCTCAGTGGGaactaaataattttaaaagtccGTTTTAAAGGATCCTGCACCCAGGAAGAGGCAAAGAGAAGACCTTATAAAGACTGGGAAGGATTTGGGGGTTGCATTtgaaaagcgggggggggggcggggggagcgcatACCGGATTTTTTAATGGCTTCGGAATTTTCCCTGCCAAGAACTTCCAAGTTCACTGACACCAGGTTGCCTCGGCAAATGTCCGGTGTAGGTAAAGAAGCGTTTAATGAACAAACTTGGGAGGTGATGGGAATGGTAAGCGCATACGTAGACCCCGAATTTTTGAGACTCCAAGAAGCACGAGCCAAGCGTCCTCTATTTGAGCGGCGACTAAAGCAGAAAATCATCCCCCTCCCCGGGAAAATATTGAAGCTAAACTAACTTCCCCCCAGCTATGCAGAAAAATGACGTGTTAATCAAacccctcattttctttggcAGTTTTGCATTTTGTAGAGAGCTCAGAAAATATTATTAAAACATACAGAATACATATGGACATGGATATGGATATAAATATAGATAGGTTTCATGTTTTAAACAACATATTTGGAGATCTATTCATATGAACCTACTATGCATACCTAGGTATGTGGGCACGTATACACTGCGGACACTGATACATTCTGCTACTCCATATCTCCAGTTCGAATGAAAGCTGGGTTCGTTTTTTCAGCTTTCAAGGAATTATTTTCCAGGTACAGCTAAAAAGCTGCTCGAGATTTCCCCAAGCCCTTGTGCTCCACTGAGCACGTATTTTTCATGCATTGCAATCGTGGGAGAGAATCGTTTGCACCACGATGAGGGTGTGAGCTGGGTAGGTTGCCACAGGAATTggcttttattaatttttttaaagaaagcccGTTCTTATTTCTTGCCCACCCACGCCCCGCGAAATAAGGCGGTGCAGGGAAGGATCATGGCTTTGTTCTCATTTCAGCGCGGGTGCATCTTTCAGTCCTCCTTTCAGCTCTCCTTTGAAGACTGTAGGGCCACCTCCGATGCAAAGGGTCCACAAGCAGCCAACAGCACCCATGCTGGGTTTTAAAACAAGTGAATCAAAAATTCCACACTAGAATCTGGCCTGCGGGAATGTTATTAGTGGTGAGATAAGTGCATTCGGAAAACTTACCTAAAACTATCTGCTAACTCTTCGCTGGACTTCCATATTAGGAAATGAGGTCACATGTACATATATACAGGTTAAAACCCAAATATATTCCCCAGTGGTCTTCATTTCCAGCATAGGTAGATTTCTCAATCATATAATTTTATAGTTAGAGAAGGAACGTCCTTTTTACAGCTATCACAGAggcaacaacaacaataacaacaacaaaataacttTAGCAAATGCTTAGTAAAGCCATTGTATTTTTACCATGAGTTCTTGCTGTGGAAGAGGCATTGTTAGTTAAAAACTAGTGATGGAGCTTTTAAAAGGCACCCCCTTTGCTGTCCCTAACCCATGTAATTGCTTACAGTAGTGTTTCAGATAAAACGCCCTGACTACCACGCTAACCTGTCTTAGTTCCTATTTGATATTACTAATTTAAGAATGCTTCCTGCAATGCCTTGTGCCTGGTACCTCCGAGTCCGCCCGAAGGACACAGCGACGAATTTTGAGATGAAAggctgattattttattttattttattttattttatttctgtgatcCTTAAAGAAATAACAATATTATAATTTTCCCCCAAAAGCGTGACCCACGTTGTTTTACCCTTGCAGAGAAATCACTAGGCCTTACCTCTTCAAAAGCAGCCCCTCGGCAGGTAGAGATCTAGACAGACATACGGAATCATTTTCACCACGTGTTTATTTCCTCTCTTCTTCACACACAAACTCTTCCAAGCAAGGAAGTAGGAAAGGTTCTCTTTAATGTTACAGCACACCCCTCCCAAGTGTAAATTAGTAATAGCTACAAGAGAGAGACCGAGACACACAGAGAGAGGCAGCAAACTGAAATGGCACTCAGGCAGTTCAAGGTCACTGTCTAGTGTAGTAAATAGGGATCTACGTTTTATGCAAATGACTGTCTCGAAAGAGTATCCGGCACAGCAAATGAAAGAAGCGGCAGAAAACTCTCAACTTTTAATTCCTCTCCAGTCACCACGCATTGCCCTCCAAATTCTCttatttattcatattttattATCGTCCGCCATGCTCCTATTTCCAATCAGTACCGTCCCAGCGTGTGTGGTTTGTGAACACCGTTTCCCTTACACTGCGCAGTGATTTCTTTTCTAAATGTTCCAGAGGGTTTATCTCAACTGCGACCTGCCGTTGGATTaaactccctcccccccacagccgccgatctgtgttttaaaaattaaacatgccCCACTATAACAATACCGCATCAAGATCTTTAAATGTTAGGTTTAAAGGACCA
This sequence is a window from Carettochelys insculpta isolate YL-2023 chromosome 29, ASM3395843v1, whole genome shotgun sequence. Protein-coding genes within it:
- the HOXC12 gene encoding homeobox protein Hox-C12, encoding MGEHNLLNPGFVGPLVNIHTGDTFYFPNFRASGGQLPGLPSLSYPRRDNVCSLPWASSEPCNGYPQPYLSSPVSINPSFSRACDLARVEESKCYYREACSENATLKREERVRDHALMPLEAGIPSGMGSNFGKYDYPAAEAVPHDPSSCQSLESDSSSSLLNEGHKGTSGEAAPLVSPINPGSNLSAAGAPWYPMHTRSRKKRKPYSKLQLAELEGEFMVNEFITRQRRRELSDRLNLSDQQVKIWFQNRRMKKKRLLLREQALSFF